A single genomic interval of Chiloscyllium punctatum isolate Juve2018m chromosome 35, sChiPun1.3, whole genome shotgun sequence harbors:
- the piwil2 gene encoding piwi-like protein 2 isoform X4, with product MSDQPSLPLRSGLPRATLDPDLPGCCQEPAQKLGVALPRGRTILSVRPPKSESLRDYPLQDERLAANLGFTHGPLGRSTGRVRGLTSLLQFEGSGRGDYLGRGLLGRGITSSLFGVLKHVAPVTGDVFAARAAMSDNSEQGRGRGPIIEHPHSSVQELAAQMKGLEFGRALLGRSRVFHGLPICSPGDRRLALSEAVTGAPEQETRGEPVMNKGSSGTSVPLAVNLTKIHCQNEAVYQYHVTFSPNIECRNIRYAMLKEHQLVTGKTTAFDGSILYLPVKLPEMVALKSQRKTDGLEVYIKIQLTKILQPNCDLCISYYNVVLRRAMRLLELKLVGRNFYDPTSAIVLPQYRLQIWPGYSASIRRTDGGLMLLVDVSHKVIRNDSVIDVMQAIYQKSSENFQDDCTKQLVGSIIMTKYNNRTYRIDDIDWDKAPTSYFRMADGTDITFCNYYSQAYGITIQDLNQPLLVYRPKQKYGPQGQPIQSEILLVPELSFMTGIPDQMRKDFRAMKDLAVQINLSPEQHHMALRKLLNNIKKNGIVQEELAHWGLVIDEDIYKTEGRILPPEKIIVRCRSFPSGADVNWSREVVREKVISAATLQCWALLYTKQSATHAKDLVSFMSKVAEPIGITFQQPAFIELKDDRTQTYVRTLQSYLGSNDSVKLVVCIVTGNRDDLYHAIKKLCCVQSPVSSQVINVRTVSQTVRMRSICQKILLQINCKLGGELWGVDIPLKQLMVIGMDVYHDPVRGKQSVVGFVASMNK from the exons CCACTGGGCCGTTCAACTGGACGAGTTCGAGGTCTCACTTCATTGCTGCAGTTTGAAGGCAGTGGACGAGGAGATTACCTTG GAAGAGGACTGTTGGGTCGAGGAATAACCAGCAGCCTGTTTGGAGTGTTGAAACATGTGGCTCCAGTCACAGGCGATGTCTTTGCAGCAAGAGCAGCAATGTCAGACAATTCTGAGCAAGGCAG GGGTAGAGGGCCAATTATCGAGCATCCACATTCCAGCGTTCAAGAATTGGCAGCTCAAATGAAGGGATTGGAGTTCGGACGAGCATTGCTGGGGAGAAGCAGAGTTTTCCATGGTTTGCCAATTTGTTCACCTGGGGACAGGAGACTTGCTCTCAGCGAGGCTGTCACTGGAGCGCCGGAGCAAGAAACTAGAGG GGAGCCAGTCATGAATAAAGGATCATCAGGAACATCTGTACCTCTGGCAGTAAACCTTACCAAAATACATTGTCAAAATGAGGCCGTTTATCAGTACCATGTCACCTTCAG TCCTAATATAGAATGTCGGAATATCCGCTATGCAATGTTAAAGGAGCATCAGTTGGTTACTGGCAAAACTACTGCTTTTGATGGCAGCATACTCTACCTGCCTGTCAAACTACCTGAG ATGGTGGCTCTGAAATCGCAAAGAAAAACTGATGGCTTGGAAGTGTACATCAAGATTCAATTGACCAAGATTCTCCAACCCAACTGCGACCTCTGCATCTCCTATTATAATGTCGTATTACGAAG AGCTATGAGGCTTTTGGAATTAAAATTAGTTGGACGGAATTTCTATGACCCAACAAGTGCGATTGTTCTTCCTCAATACAG ATTGCAGATATGGCCAGGATACTCTGCAAGCATTCGAAGAACAGATGGAGGATTGATGTTACTTGTTGATGTGTCCCATAAAGTAATTCGTAATGACTCTGTTATTGATGTTAT GCAGGCTATATACCAAAAGAGCAGTGAGAATTTCCAGGATGACTGTACAAAGCAGTTAGTGGGCAGCATCATCATGACCAAGTATAACAATCGCACCTACCGCATTGATGACATAGACTGGGACAAAGCCCCAACAAGCTACTTTCGGATGGCAGATGGCACAGACATTACCTTCTGTAACTATTACAG CCAAGCCTACGGGATTACCATTCAGGATTTgaaccagcctctccttgtatATCGACCTAAACAGAAGTATGGACCACAGGGACAG CCTATCCAGAGCGAGATCCTCCTTGTACCTGAGCTGTCTTTCATGACTGGGATCCCTGATCAGATGAGGAAGGATTTCCGTGCAATGAAA GACCTGGCTGTGCAGATCAACCTGTCTCCAGAACAGCACCACATGGCTTTACGAAAACTGCTGAACAACATAAAGAAAAATGGCATTGTCCAAGAAGAGCTGGCACACTGGGGGCTTGTCATAGATGAAGATATCTATAAG ACGGAAGGAAGAATCTTACCTCCAGAAAAGATCATAGTACGGTGCAGATCGTTTCCAAGTGGGGCTGATGTTAACTGGTCGAGAGAGGTTGTCCGCGAAAAAGTAATATCAGCG GCCACACTGCAGTGCTGGGCTCTGTTGTACACCAAGCAAAGTGCAACACATGCCAAGGATCTCGTCAGCTTCATGTCAAAGGTGGCAGAACCCATTGGAATTACCTTCCAGCAGCCGGCATTCATCGAACTGAAGGACGATCGCACCCAGACCTATGTCCGAACTCTCCAATCATACCTGGGGAGTAAT GATTCAGTGAAGCTTGTGGTATGCATAGTGACTGGCAACCGTGATGACCTGTACCATGCCATTAAGAAACTGTGCTGTGTGCAATCTCCAGTCTCCTCGCAG GTGATTAATGTGAGGACAGTCTCTCAAACTGTTAGGATGAGAAGTATCTGCCAAAAGATCCTGCTGCAGATCAACTGCAAATTGGGTGGAGAACTGTGGGGTGTGGACATACCGCTG AAGCAGCTTATGGTGATAGGAATGGATGTGTACCACGACCCTGTCAGGGGGAAGCAGTCTGTTGTTGGATTTGTTGCCAGCATGAACAA